Proteins from one Drosophila gunungcola strain Sukarami chromosome 3R, Dgunungcola_SK_2, whole genome shotgun sequence genomic window:
- the LOC128252893 gene encoding BTB/POZ domain-containing protein 6-B isoform X2, which translates to MASSSSNNSSTNNHGGHNPLNRLSLKSAGKRNQESMSHSQPNGGWINVETLNNGNGLLHSPPHNHQQQQQQQRGGGGASPAGGGGGGGASAGADHNIQITQPISAPSSPLASPGALNSNSSGSGGSGGSGGGISGSPTAFCLPSSSAAAAAVAAISATPTSGSGSYVCSAGTNWHFAAVAASNAIDTADPNWQASKATVLERNAAMFNNELMSDVKFIVGGEFDIDPIQTIPAHKYILATGSSVFYAMFYGGLAENKQEIKVPDVEPTAFLTLLRYLYCDEIKLEPEHILATLYAAKKYIVPHLARACVNYLEVKLTAKNACLLLSQSRLFEEPELMQRCWEVIDAQAEMAVKSEDFVDIDLKTFESILSRETLNCKEIHLFEAALNWALNACEKMSIDDTPQNKRRLLGQALHLIRIPTMSLEEFANGVAQTGILSSQETIDMFLHFTAKMKPSLGFPTRSRAGLKTQVCHRFQSCAYRSNQWRYRGRCDSIQFSVDRRIFIVGFGLYGSSTGAANYNVKIELKRLGRTLAENDTKFFSDGSSNTFHVFFENPIQIEPECYYTASVILDGNELSFFGQEGMSEVLMGNVTFQFQCSSESTNGTGVQGGQIPELIFYGPTTVTAMSSPTNSVCATPIGGGGGSATGGGPTVTAAGTVILSGSSGSGNNANGSGEDLAGDGST; encoded by the exons ATGGCCAGTAGTAGTAGTAACAATTCCTCGACCAACAATCACGGAGGCCACAATCCGCTCAACCGATTGTCGCTGAAATCCGCCGGAAAGCGAAATCAGGAGAGCATGTCACATTCGCAGCCAAATGGCGGATGGATAAATG TGGAAACCCTCAACAATGGCAACGGGCTGCTCCACTCGCCGCCCCACaatcaccagcagcagcagcaacaacagcgaggcggaggaggagcatcgccagctggaggaggaggaggaggaggtgccTCTGCAGGAGCGGATCACAACATCCAGATAACGCAGCCCATCAGTGCCCCATCCTCGCCGCTGGCCTCGCCGGGCGCCCtgaacagcaacagcagcgggAGTGGAGGCAGCGGGGGCAGTGGCGGTGGCATCTCCGGCAGCCCCACGGCCTTCTGTCTGCCCTCCAGTTCTGCGGCAGCGGCTGCGGTGGCTGCCATCTCCGCCACGCCCACCAGCGGCAGTGGATCGTATGTCTGCTCCGCCGGCACCAACTGGCATTTCGCGGCCGTAGCTGCCTCCAATGCCATCGATACGGCGGACCCCAACTGGCAGGCCAGCAAGGCGACGGTTCTCGAGAGGAATGCGGCCATGTTCAACAACGAACTGATGTCCGATGTCAAGTTCATTGTGGGTGGGGAGTTCG ACATCGATCCCATTCAGACCATTCCCGCCCACAAATACATTCTCGCCACGGGCAGCTCCGTGTTCTATGCCATGTTCTATGGCGGACTGGCGGAGAACAAGCAGGAAATCAAAGTGCCTGACGTGGAACCCACTGCCTTCCTAACGTTGCTGAG GTACCTCTATTGTGATGAAATCAAACTGGAACCTGAACACATCCTGGCCACGTTATACGCAGCCAAGAAGTACATCGTCCCGCATTTGGCCAGGGCCTGCGTCAACTACCTGGAGGTGAAGTTGACGGCAAAAAACGCCTGCCTACTTCTCAGTCAATCGCGTCTGTTCGAGGAGCCCGAGCTGATGCAACGTTGCTGGGAAGTGATCGACGCACAGGCCGAGATGGCGGTTAAGTCCGAGGACTTTGTGGACATTGACCTCAAGACGTTTGAGTCGATCCTCTCGCGGGAGACCCTCAACTGCAAGGAGATCCACCTGTTCGAGGCGGCTCTTAACTGGGCCCTGAACGCCTGCGAGAAGATGAGCATCGATGATACGCCGCAAAACAAGCGCAGGCTGCTGGGACAGGCGCTGCATCTCATCCGCATTCCCACCATGTCGCTGGAAGAGTTCGCCAACGGCGTGGCCCAGACGGGCATTCTCTCCTCGCAGGAGACGATCGACATGTTCCTGCACTTCACCGCCAAGATGAAGCCCTCGCTGGGCTTTCCCACACGATCCAGGGCGGGATTGAAGACACAGGTGTGCCACCGCTTCCAGTCGTGCGCCTACCGCTCGAATCAGTGGCGCTACCGCGGACGCTGTGACTCCATTCAGTTCTCGGTGGATCGAAG AATCTTCATTGTGGGCTTTGGACTGTACGGCTCGTCGACTGGCGCCGCCAACTACAACGTAAAGATCGAGCTGAAGCGCCTGGGTCGCACGCTCGCCGAGAACGATACCAAGTTCTTCTCGGACGGATCGAGCAACACTTTCCACGTGTTCTTCGAGAACCCCATCCAGATCGAGCCCGAGTGCTACTACACCGCCTCTGTGATCCTCGACGGCAACGAACTGAGCTTCTTTGGTCAGGAGGGCATGTCGGAGGTGCTCATGGGCAATGTAACATTCCAGTTCCAGTGCTCGTCGGAGAGCACCAACGGCACGGGGGTGCAGGGTGGTCAGATCCCGGAGCTGATCTTCTACGGCCCCACCACGGTGACTGCCATGAGTTCGCCCACAAACTCGGTGTGTGCCACACCcattggtggtggtggtgggtcaGCAACCGGGGGAGGACCAACAGTCACAGCAGCCGGAACTGTTATCTTAAGTGGCAGCAGTGGATCGGGCAACAACGCCAACGGCTCTGGAGAAGATCTGGCCGGCGATGGAAGCACCTGA
- the LOC128264521 gene encoding protein phosphatase 1 regulatory subunit 7, translating into MGDADRAMNNPEKAKTVAGIQVIPAEDVASIEEVITIDPECYELDLNHHRIEKMENFEQLTRIERLFLRWNLIKKIENLSTLKTLIELELYDNQITKIENLDDLTNLEVLDISFNRLTQIENLDKLVKLEKVYFVSNRITQIENLQMLTSLTMLELGDNKLKKIENIEMLVNLRQLFLGKNKIAKIENLDTLVNLEILSLQANRIIKIENLEKLASLRELYISENGVETIENLSENKNLETLDLAKNRIKAIGNLESLELLEELWLNHNGVDDWKNIELLKMNKALQTIYLEHNPVAKDVRYRSKLRDILPQLQKIDATLCKAPGS; encoded by the coding sequence ATGGGCGATGCTGACAGAGCAATGAACAATCCGGAAAAGGCCAAAACTGTGGCTGGAATCCAGGTGATTCCCGCCGAAGACGTGGCCTCCATTGAGGAGGTAATCACCATCGATCCGGAGTGCTACGAGCTGGATCTGAATCATCACCGGATCGAGAAAATGGAGAACTTCGAGCAGCTCACGCGGATCGAACGCCTGTTCCTGCGCTGGAATCTGATCAAGAAGATCGAGAACTTGTCCACTCTGAAGACCCTGATCGAACTGGAGCTCTACGATAATCAGATCACCAAAATTGAGAACCTTGATGACTTGACCAATCTGGAGGTGCTGGACATCAGCTTCAATCGACTCACGCAGATTGAAAACCTGGACAAGCTGGTTAAGTTGGAGAAGGTGTACTTCGTGTCCAATCGCATTACCCAAATCGAGAACCTACAAATGCTCACCAGTCTCACCATGCTGGAGCTGGGGGATAACAAACTGAAGAAGATcgaaaatattgaaatgctGGTGAATCTGCGACAGCTCTTTCTGGGCAAAAACAAGATAGCCAAGATTGAGAATCTCGACACACTGGTCAACCTGGAGATTCTCAGCCTTCAGGCCAATCGtattataaaaatcgaaaatctCGAGAAGTTGGCCAGCCTTCGTGAGCTCTACATATCGGAGAACGGAGTGGAAACCATTGAAAATCtctcagaaaacaaaaatctggAGACCCTAGACCTGGCCAAAAACCGAATAAAGGCCATTGGTAACCTTGAGAGCCTGGAACTCCTAGAGGAACTCTGGCTAAACCACAACGGAGTGGACGACTGGAAGAACATCGAGCTGCTTAAAATGAACAAGGCCCTGCAGACCATCTACCTGGAACACAATCCGGTGGCCAAGGACGTCCGCTACCGCTCCAAGCTACGCGACATTCTGCCCCAGTTGCAGAAGATCGACGCCACCCTGTGCAAGGCTCCAGGATCCTAG
- the LOC128264530 gene encoding uncharacterized protein LOC128264530 isoform X2 translates to MKSCPSILVALILAFVSPNPSFGYSPREDARLIREFKRAEELNHAKIARDLVHRANWAALGSLSTNKLVEGYPMVNIISIDDSDANGNSTGRIRFLLTDLDFTGPDWQKDNKVTFLFTDEQTLRCKDGGKDPMEPTCARSMISGQVKKPTLSTFASWTLPIYLCWTFMVVLMKSALPTITLHIFEDLDKETT, encoded by the exons ATGAAATCCTGCCCTTCCATACTGGTGGCCTTGATATTGGCCTTCGTAAGCCCGAATCCCAGTTTTGGGTACTCCCCCCGAGAAGATGCCCGGCTCATAAGGGAATTTAAGCGGGCAGAAGAACTAAATCACGCCAAGATCGCCAGGGACCTTGTCCATCGAGCCAATTGGGCGGCCTTGGGAAGTCTCTCCACCAATAAACTAGTGGAAGGATATCCCATGGTCAACATTATCTCCATAGATGACAGCGATGCTAATGGTAACTCCACGGGAAGGATTCGCTTTTTGCTGACCGATCTGGATTTCACTGGTCCCGATTGGCAAAAAGACAACAAGGTCACATTCCTGTTCACCGATGAGCAGACTCTGAGGTGCAAGGATGGCGGAAAGGATCCCATGGAGCCCACATGTGCCCGCTCCATGATCAGCGGACAGGTCAAAAAA CCCACACTTTCTACCTTTGCGAGCTGGACATTACCAATATATTTGTGCTGGACTTTTATGGTGGTCCTCATGAAGTCAGCGCTTCCGACTATTACGCTGCATATATTTGAGGATCTCGATAAAGAAACCACCTGA
- the LOC128264530 gene encoding protein CREG1 isoform X1, with amino-acid sequence MKSCPSILVALILAFVSPNPSFGYSPREDARLIREFKRAEELNHAKIARDLVHRANWAALGSLSTNKLVEGYPMVNIISIDDSDANGNSTGRIRFLLTDLDFTGPDWQKDNKVTFLFTDEQTLRCKDGGKDPMEPTCARSMISGQVKKLDPHGTSYQPSLDAYVSRHPAAKNWLKAHTFYLCELDITNIFVLDFYGGPHEVSASDYYAAYI; translated from the exons ATGAAATCCTGCCCTTCCATACTGGTGGCCTTGATATTGGCCTTCGTAAGCCCGAATCCCAGTTTTGGGTACTCCCCCCGAGAAGATGCCCGGCTCATAAGGGAATTTAAGCGGGCAGAAGAACTAAATCACGCCAAGATCGCCAGGGACCTTGTCCATCGAGCCAATTGGGCGGCCTTGGGAAGTCTCTCCACCAATAAACTAGTGGAAGGATATCCCATGGTCAACATTATCTCCATAGATGACAGCGATGCTAATGGTAACTCCACGGGAAGGATTCGCTTTTTGCTGACCGATCTGGATTTCACTGGTCCCGATTGGCAAAAAGACAACAAGGTCACATTCCTGTTCACCGATGAGCAGACTCTGAGGTGCAAGGATGGCGGAAAGGATCCCATGGAGCCCACATGTGCCCGCTCCATGATCAGCGGACAGGTCAAAAAA TTGGATCCCCACGGAACCAGCTATCAACCTTCGTTGGATGCCTATGTTAGCCGTCACCCAGCTGCCAAAAATTGGCTAAAAG CCCACACTTTCTACCTTTGCGAGCTGGACATTACCAATATATTTGTGCTGGACTTTTATGGTGGTCCTCATGAAGTCAGCGCTTCCGACTATTACGCTGCATATATTTGA
- the LOC128263419 gene encoding leucine-rich repeat protein soc-2 homolog, translating to MNLCSSGATASTTSLSSTGQAERSGGVPGGGAEGGGGGGGGGGAGGEILSEGTSLCFGGGPGTAVAISGAEELSNATSPANGAGGASASTAGGQQPTGSNGHSQPHNENNATMPPETRPKMVTVKHPESNKPKPTTKKSKPIQADQDVIKALQRCRDEGIKRLDLSKSSITVIPSTVKECVHLTELYLYSNKIGQLPPEIGCLVSLRNLALNENSLTSLPESLQNCSQLKVLDLRHNKLAEIPPVIYRLRSLTTLYLRFNRITTVADDLRQLVNLTMLSLRENKIRELGSAIGALVNLTTLDVSHNHLEHLPEDIGNCVNLSALDLQHNELLDIPDSIGNLKSLVRLGMRYNRLSSVPATLKNCKSMDEFNVEGNGITQLPDGMLASLSGLTTITLSRNQFTSYPTGGPAQFTNVYSINLEHNRIDKIPYGIFSRAKGLTKLNMKENMLTALPLDIGTWVNMVELNLATNALQKLPDDIMNLQNLEILILSNNMLKKIPNTIGNLRRLRILDLEENRIEVLPHEIGLLHELQRLILQTNQITMLPRSIGHLGNLTHLSVSENNLQFLPEEIGSLESLENLYINQNPGLEKLPFELALCQNLKYLNIDKCPLSTIPPEIQAGGPSLVLQWLKMHSPYRQM from the exons ATGAACTTGTGTTCCTCGGGCGCAACGGCATCGACCACATCGTTATCGTCCACGGGACAGGCGGAGAGGAGCGGCGGAGTTCCGGGAGGCGGAGCAGaaggcggcggcggaggaggaggcggaggaggagcaggaggcgAGATTTTGTCCGAGGGCACAAGCCTCTGCTTTGGCGGAGGACCGGGCACAGCGGTTGCCATCTCCGGGGCGGAGGAGCTGTCCAACGCCACTAGCCCGGCCAACGGAGCGGGAGGAGCGAGTGCGTCCACCGCCGGTGGACAACAGCCGACTGGCAGCAACGGTCACAGCCAGCCACACAACGAAAACAACGCAACCATGCCGCCCGAGACGCGTCCCAAGATGGTGACCGTCAAGCATCCGGAGTCCAACAAGCCCAAGCCCACCACCAAGAAGAGCAAGCCCATCCAGGCGGACCAGGACGTCATCAAGGCGTTGCAGCGGTGCCGCGATGAAG GCATCAAGCGCTTGGATCTAAGCAAATCCTCGATCACGGTGATTCCCAGCACGGTGAAGGAGTGCGTGCACCTGACGGAGCTGTACCTGTACAGCAACAAGATTGGGCAGTTGCCGCCGGAGATCGGATGCCTGGTGAGCCTGCGCAACCTGGCGTTGAACGAGAACTCGCTCACCTCGCTGCCGGAGTCGCTGCAGAACTGCAGCCAGCTGAAAGTGCTGGATCTGCGGCACAACAAGCTGGCGGAGATTCCGCCGGTGATCTATAGGCTGCGCAGCCTGACCACGCTTTACCTGCGCTTTAATCGCATCACCACCGTGGCGGATGATCTCCGCCAGCTGGTCAACCTGACCATGCTGAGTCTGCGGGAGAACAAGATCCGGGAGCTGGGCAGCGCCATTGGGGCGCTGGTGAACCTCACCACCCTGGACGTGTCGCACAATCACCTGGAGCACCTGCCCGAGGACATTGGGAACTGTGTGAACCTCAGCGCCCTGGACCTGCAGCACAACGAACTGCTGGACATTCCGGACAGTATTGGCAACCTCAAGTCCCTGGTGCGCTTGGGCATGAGATACAATCGCTTGAGCAGCGTGCCGGCCACTCTGAAGAACTGCAAGAGCATGGACGAGTTCAATGTGGAGGGCAACGGCATAACCCAGCTGCCAGACGGAATGCTGGCCAGCTTGAGCGGCCTAACTACAATCACACTCTCGCGGAATCAGTTCACCAGCTATCCCACTGGTGGACCAGCGCAGTTCACCAATGTCTATAGCATCAACCTGGAGCACAATCGCATCGACAAGATCCCCTATGGGATTTTCTCGAGGGCCAAGGGGCTGACTAAGCTAAACATGAAGGAGAATATGCTAACGGCGTTGCCTTTGGATATTGGCACCTGGGTTAACATGGTGGAGCTGAACCTGGCCACGAATGCGCTGCAGAAGCTGCCCGACGATATCATGAACCTGCAAAACCTCGAGATACTCATCCTGTCCAACAACATGCTCAAGAAGATACCGAACACGATTGGGAATCTGCGGAGGTTGAGGATACTGGACTTGGAGGAGAACCGCATTGAGGTGTTGCCGCACGAGATTGGTCTGTTGCACGAGCTGCAGCGGTTGATCCTGCAGACCAACCAGATCACCATGCTGCCGCGCAGCATCGGCCATTTGGGCAACCTGACTCACCTGTCTGTTAGCGAGAATAACCTGCAGTTCCTGCCCGAGGAGATTGGTTCGCTGGAGAGCCTGGAGAATCTGTACATCAACCAGAATCCCGGCTTGGAGAAGCTGCCCTTTGAGCTAGCCCTCTGCCAGAATCTGAAATATCTGAACATCGACAAGTGTCCGCTGAGCACGATTCCACCGGAGATCCAGGCGGGCGGGCCGTCGCTGGTGCTGCAGTGGCTCAAGATGCACTCGCCGTACCGCCAGATGTGA
- the LOC128263427 gene encoding uncharacterized protein LOC128263427, with product MPIVCKLGNTIFLICVLLGIFIVVESQMFTLTGAKKCHDVCPMGYRVVCALDVIDGCLRTFASSCVMRMYNCKYQRDYRIIAERACEFMTNDELQMLKI from the exons ATGCCAATTGTCTGCAAGTTGGGCAACACAATTTTTCTCATTTGTGTGCTTCTAGGTATATTTATCGTAGTTGAGAGCCAGATGTTTACATTGACAG GTGCCAAGAAATGCCACGATGTGTGTCCCATGGGCTATCGTGTAGTATGTGCCCTGGACGTCATAGATGGTTGCCTACGCACTTTTGCCAGCAGTTGTGTGATGCGAATGTACAACTGCAAGTATCAGAGGG ATTATCGCATTATAGCAGAAAGGGCCTGTGAATTTATGACCAACGACGAGCTGcaaatgttaaaaatctaG
- the LOC128263433 gene encoding uncharacterized protein LOC128263433, whose product MQLIIFAVLLAFIGIAQSQVCNYDCRRIGVDYLCGKTVRNGREIRCTYRNPCEMDRHACQKREEWKKDSTGRCTHDSDECRR is encoded by the exons ATGCAGTTGATTATCTTTGCTGTCCTGTTGGCTTTTATAGGAATTGCACAGTCACAGGTCTGTAACTATGATTGTAGACGAATAGGTGTTGACTATCTTTGCGGAAAAACTGTGCGAAACGGCAGGGAAATTCGCTGCACCTACAGAAATCCCTGCGAAATGGATCGGCATGCCTGCCAAAAGCGTGAAG AATGGAAAAAAGACTCGACGGGTCGATGCACACACGATTCGGATGAATGCAGACGGTAG
- the LOC128266563 gene encoding salivary glue protein Sgs-5, translated as MDLYKPSLLGALLCGFFHISLARIRDCSGACTLQFRCDPYAKNLIWAVSGGDCRVFQNSCLFGSHNCLRENECLQPLVPINKDKCMAHCPGSCSLSGLQVCASFSYVDINGVKRDRQMAFQSRCHLNQYACENSNAYIGDPSIGSCS; from the exons ATGGATCTCTATAAACCATCACTTCTCGGGGCTCTGCTTTGCGGTTTTTTCCATATAAGTTTGGCTCGTATCAGAGATTGTTCCGGAGCTTGTACTTTACAGTTTCGATGCGATCCCTATGCCAAAAATCTTATCTGGGCAGTTTCAGGAGGTGATTGTCGCGTTTTTCAAAACTCGTGCTTATTTGGATCCCACAACTGTCTAAGGGAAAACGAGTGCTTGCAAC cTTTGGTTCCCATTAATAAGGATAAGTGCATGGCCCATTGCCCAGGTAGTTGCTCTCTTAGTGGTCTACAAGTATGTGCCTCCTTTTCCTACGTGGACATCAATGGAGTCAAAAGAGATCGCCAAATGGCCTTTCAGAGCCGCTGTCATTTGAATCAGTATGCGTGCGAAAACTCTAATG CATATATAGGTGACCCCTCAATCGGCTCGTGCTCTTAA